The Gemmatimonadota bacterium genome has a segment encoding these proteins:
- the proS gene encoding proline--tRNA ligase, translating into MAESKAITTRAQDFSAWYNDLIMKAELADYSPVRGCMVIRPNGYAIWENMQRALDDMFKATGHQNAYFPLFIPQSFLSKEAEHVEGFAPEVAVVTHGGGKELEEPLVVRPTSETIIYAMFSKWIQSWRDLPLLINQWANVVRWEMRTRLFLRTTEFLWQEGHTAHSSETEAETETLMILGLYRKFMEEWMAMPVVTGRKTDSERFAGALRTYSLEAMMQDNKALQAGTSHNLGQNFAKAFDVKYQTADGGLDHVWNTSWGVSTRMIGGLIMVHGDDSGMVCPPRLAQWQVMIVPIWKTDTERDEVFAATDRLVAELRAGGIRANCDKREGMKPGAKYYEWESRGVPLRLELGPRDLANGSAMLARRTGGKEPIPQAGIVERLKAEMETMQQALFDAAVARREAATLRNPKSKQEFIDWIAADKGFVYAGWCGDPAVEAEIKEQTKATIRNLPDAEFRSAEAPTTCIWTGRPATVEALWAKAY; encoded by the coding sequence ATGGCCGAGTCGAAAGCAATTACCACGCGGGCCCAGGACTTCTCCGCCTGGTACAACGACCTGATCATGAAGGCCGAGCTCGCGGACTACTCCCCGGTGCGCGGCTGCATGGTGATTCGCCCGAATGGCTATGCCATCTGGGAGAACATGCAGCGCGCTCTCGATGACATGTTCAAGGCGACGGGTCACCAGAACGCCTACTTCCCGCTCTTCATTCCGCAGAGCTTCCTCTCGAAGGAAGCGGAGCACGTGGAGGGCTTCGCGCCAGAGGTTGCCGTGGTGACCCACGGCGGCGGCAAGGAACTGGAAGAGCCGTTGGTCGTCCGGCCCACGTCCGAGACCATCATCTACGCGATGTTCTCGAAGTGGATCCAGAGCTGGCGTGACCTCCCGCTGCTGATCAACCAGTGGGCCAACGTCGTGCGCTGGGAAATGCGGACGCGACTCTTCCTGCGCACGACCGAGTTCCTCTGGCAGGAGGGGCACACGGCGCACTCGAGCGAAACCGAGGCCGAGACCGAGACGCTGATGATTCTCGGGCTCTATCGCAAGTTCATGGAAGAGTGGATGGCGATGCCGGTGGTCACGGGTCGCAAGACCGATAGCGAGCGCTTCGCCGGTGCACTCCGCACCTATTCGCTCGAAGCGATGATGCAGGACAACAAGGCGCTGCAGGCCGGGACCTCTCACAACCTGGGCCAGAACTTCGCCAAGGCGTTTGATGTGAAGTATCAGACGGCCGATGGCGGTCTCGATCACGTCTGGAATACGTCGTGGGGTGTGTCGACCCGGATGATCGGTGGTCTGATCATGGTGCATGGCGACGACTCCGGAATGGTCTGCCCGCCGCGCCTTGCCCAGTGGCAGGTGATGATCGTGCCGATCTGGAAGACCGACACCGAGCGCGACGAAGTGTTTGCCGCGACCGACCGCCTGGTGGCCGAGCTCCGCGCCGGCGGCATTCGCGCCAACTGCGACAAGCGCGAAGGGATGAAGCCGGGAGCCAAGTATTACGAGTGGGAATCGCGCGGCGTCCCGCTCCGGCTGGAACTCGGCCCTCGCGATCTCGCCAATGGGAGCGCGATGCTGGCCCGGCGTACCGGCGGCAAGGAGCCGATTCCTCAGGCAGGGATCGTCGAGCGTCTCAAGGCCGAGATGGAAACGATGCAGCAGGCGCTGTTCGATGCCGCCGTGGCGCGACGTGAAGCGGCGACCCTGCGCAACCCGAAGTCGAAGCAGGAATTCATCGACTGGATTGCTGCCGACAAGGGGTTCGTCTATGCGGGTTGGTGCGGCGATCCCGCGGTTGAGGCCGAAATCAAGGAGCAGACCAAGGCGACAATCCGGAATCTGCCTGATGCAGAGTTCCGGAGCGCCGAGGCGCCGACCACCTGTATCTGGACCGGGCGGCCCGCCACGGTCGAGGCGTTGTGGGCCAAGGCGTACTAG
- the hisS gene encoding histidine--tRNA ligase, translated as MTFRTLPGFRDFAPDDLAFRAHIFGAWRRVAMRYGFEEYDGPPLEPLDLYTAKSGDEIVGQLYNFTDKGGREVSLRPEMTPTLARMVAERANGLKKPIRWFSIPQLFRYERQQRGRLREHFQLNCDLIGEAGPLADAEVIALSIDIMRELGLGASDFKVRLSDRRLLDGILASLSIAEEHRPLLMHALDKLGRTEYAGRKQAFLDAAGADRQGALELVEGLRDKRTWSELAAALAPYPNALAAGEPLRLTIEALVAMGLGDFIELDLSIVRGLAYYTGTVFELFDAQRTLRAICGGGRYDTLLANLGGVDLPALGFGMGDVVLGELLKERGLKPDTPASVDLFVASVTAEDEPFVLAIAHELRDAGLRVEYAFHTSGLGKQLKVADARGARLAVVIGPDDRARGEVQLKNFADKSQQGVALADLARVCRDLLSGTS; from the coding sequence ATGACTTTCCGGACCCTTCCCGGATTCCGCGACTTCGCTCCTGACGACCTGGCGTTCCGGGCCCACATTTTCGGGGCCTGGCGCCGGGTCGCGATGCGATACGGCTTCGAGGAATACGACGGCCCTCCACTCGAACCACTCGATCTCTATACCGCGAAGAGCGGCGACGAGATCGTGGGGCAGCTCTACAACTTCACCGACAAGGGTGGTCGCGAGGTCTCGCTCCGGCCGGAAATGACGCCGACCCTTGCGCGGATGGTTGCCGAGCGCGCCAACGGACTCAAGAAGCCGATCCGGTGGTTCTCGATTCCGCAGCTGTTCCGCTACGAGCGGCAGCAGCGCGGGCGGTTGCGCGAACACTTCCAGCTCAACTGCGACCTGATCGGTGAAGCGGGGCCGCTCGCCGATGCCGAGGTCATCGCGCTGTCCATCGACATCATGCGCGAGCTTGGCCTCGGTGCGAGTGACTTCAAGGTGCGGTTGTCGGACCGCCGACTTCTCGATGGCATTCTCGCTTCGCTCAGTATTGCCGAGGAGCATCGGCCATTGCTGATGCACGCGCTCGACAAGCTCGGACGCACCGAGTACGCCGGCCGGAAGCAGGCGTTCCTCGATGCGGCCGGCGCCGATCGACAGGGGGCGCTGGAGCTGGTGGAAGGGCTGCGCGACAAGCGGACCTGGAGCGAACTCGCCGCGGCACTCGCGCCTTATCCGAACGCGCTCGCAGCGGGAGAGCCTCTCCGTCTGACCATCGAGGCACTGGTGGCGATGGGGCTCGGTGATTTCATCGAGCTGGATCTCTCGATCGTGCGAGGACTCGCCTACTACACAGGTACCGTCTTCGAGCTGTTCGATGCCCAGCGCACCTTGCGCGCAATCTGTGGTGGCGGTCGTTACGACACCCTGCTCGCCAACCTCGGCGGTGTCGATCTCCCCGCGCTCGGCTTCGGCATGGGTGACGTGGTGCTCGGGGAGCTGCTCAAGGAACGCGGGCTCAAGCCCGACACCCCGGCGAGCGTGGATCTGTTCGTTGCCTCCGTCACGGCGGAGGACGAACCGTTTGTCCTTGCTATCGCTCACGAACTGCGCGACGCGGGACTGCGAGTGGAGTACGCTTTTCACACCAGCGGTCTCGGCAAGCAGCTCAAGGTGGCAGATGCCCGTGGCGCACGGCTGGCCGTGGTGATCGGGCCGGATGACCGGGCCCGGGGTGAAGTACAACTCAAGAATTTCGCGGACAAGTCGCAGCAGGGCGTCGCCCTCGCCGATCTGGCCCGCGTGTGTCGCGACCTTCTTTCCGGGACCAGTTGA
- a CDS encoding Mur ligase family protein yields the protein MTASYESALEFLFPRTTQIKFGLDTTEALLAALGQPQQCYPTIHIGGTNGKGSVCTLIAAALEARGLRVGLYTSPHLVSFRERIRVNGVPISEMAVASWTAHLRQLIEESNATFFEVTTAIALADFAAREVDIAVIEVGLGGRLDSTNVLTPIVSGVTHIALDHQKYLGETLELIAAEKAGIAKPGVPFVIGETNSALAAVLELAGAAAVRRGDPTGTFLPVVVPSEARWADALGLTGPHQRRNAAIAAAVLAELPSQLRPSSEEIAAGFAGARLAGRLDRRGRWLFDVAHNPDGMAALVSALEESPPAGPVHALVSILGDKAWPEMLVALDTVVDVGVLTVAPSADTRRWDLGWLERWLADPARPRARAKWRLVPDFQEALRVVEAGAGTVLITGSFHTVGDVLEARGLSSV from the coding sequence GTGACCGCCAGCTACGAGAGCGCGCTCGAGTTCCTCTTCCCGCGCACCACCCAGATCAAGTTCGGACTCGATACCACCGAGGCGCTGCTCGCAGCTCTCGGCCAGCCGCAGCAGTGCTATCCGACCATTCACATCGGCGGCACCAACGGCAAGGGAAGCGTCTGCACGCTCATCGCGGCTGCTCTGGAGGCGCGTGGGCTTCGCGTCGGGCTCTACACCTCGCCCCACCTGGTGTCGTTCCGCGAGCGAATCCGCGTCAACGGCGTGCCGATCAGCGAGATGGCCGTCGCGTCATGGACAGCACACCTGCGGCAGCTGATCGAAGAGTCCAACGCCACCTTCTTCGAAGTCACGACCGCGATTGCGTTGGCCGATTTTGCCGCACGCGAAGTCGACATCGCCGTGATCGAAGTGGGCCTTGGCGGACGACTTGACAGCACCAACGTGCTGACGCCCATCGTGAGCGGCGTGACCCACATCGCGCTCGACCACCAGAAGTATCTCGGCGAAACACTCGAGTTGATCGCCGCCGAGAAAGCCGGAATCGCCAAGCCCGGCGTGCCGTTCGTCATCGGCGAGACCAATTCCGCACTCGCGGCCGTGCTCGAGTTGGCCGGAGCGGCGGCGGTAAGGCGCGGCGATCCCACCGGAACCTTTCTCCCGGTCGTGGTACCGAGCGAAGCGCGCTGGGCTGACGCTCTTGGACTCACGGGACCGCATCAGCGTCGCAACGCTGCCATCGCGGCGGCGGTGCTCGCGGAACTCCCGAGCCAGCTGCGTCCATCAAGCGAGGAGATCGCAGCGGGCTTCGCCGGGGCGCGGTTGGCGGGGCGACTCGACCGCCGGGGGCGCTGGCTCTTCGATGTGGCGCACAACCCCGACGGGATGGCTGCCCTGGTCTCCGCGCTGGAGGAGTCCCCCCCAGCGGGTCCCGTGCACGCGCTGGTGTCCATTCTGGGCGACAAGGCGTGGCCGGAGATGCTGGTGGCCCTCGATACGGTGGTGGACGTCGGAGTGCTCACTGTGGCGCCCAGCGCCGATACGCGCCGCTGGGACCTCGGCTGGCTGGAACGCTGGCTGGCCGACCCGGCCCGCCCGAGAGCCCGGGCCAAGTGGCGACTTGTGCCCGACTTCCAGGAGGCGTTGCGAGTCGTGGAAGCCGGGGCAGGGACGGTGCTGATAACCGGCTCCTTTCACACGGTGGGGGATGTGCTCGAGGCACGAGGGCTCTCCTCGGTCTGA
- the accD gene encoding acetyl-CoA carboxylase, carboxyltransferase subunit beta — MAVMAWFKKERKPRTAPRERLEIPADAWEKCDSCGHIDIREKFEKALNVCPECGTHKRFSAEEYIELLTDDGSWKELFTNLTSIDPLGFEHYADRLVAARKKASTSDAIYTGLAKLERLPLHLGVMNFRFMGGSMGSVVGEKIARLARRSAEKKIPLVLVCTSGGARMQEGALSLMQMAKTSAAIAMMKEAAVPYISILTDPTTGGVSASFAMQGDVILAEPGAVIGFAGERVIKMTIGQDLPEGFQTAEFLLEKGQIDDVVPRASLRETTARLLRHFQGHKIPAKAATAA, encoded by the coding sequence ATGGCCGTCATGGCGTGGTTCAAGAAGGAGCGAAAGCCCAGAACAGCTCCCCGGGAGCGCTTGGAGATCCCCGCGGACGCCTGGGAGAAGTGTGACTCCTGTGGCCATATCGATATTCGCGAGAAGTTCGAGAAGGCGCTCAACGTCTGCCCCGAGTGCGGCACGCACAAGCGTTTCTCGGCTGAGGAATACATCGAGCTGCTGACCGATGATGGCAGCTGGAAAGAGTTGTTCACCAATCTCACCTCGATTGATCCGCTCGGATTCGAGCATTACGCCGACCGGCTCGTCGCGGCCCGGAAGAAGGCTTCGACCTCAGACGCCATCTACACCGGCCTTGCCAAGCTCGAGCGGCTGCCGCTGCACCTCGGCGTGATGAATTTCCGGTTCATGGGTGGCTCGATGGGGTCGGTGGTGGGCGAGAAGATTGCCCGTCTCGCACGTCGGTCCGCCGAGAAGAAGATTCCCCTCGTGCTCGTGTGCACGTCGGGAGGAGCGCGGATGCAGGAAGGCGCCCTCTCCCTGATGCAGATGGCGAAGACGTCGGCTGCGATCGCGATGATGAAGGAAGCGGCGGTGCCATACATCTCGATTCTGACTGACCCGACCACCGGCGGTGTGTCGGCATCGTTTGCCATGCAGGGAGACGTCATCCTCGCCGAGCCGGGCGCGGTGATCGGTTTCGCTGGTGAACGGGTCATCAAGATGACGATCGGACAAGACCTCCCCGAGGGCTTCCAGACGGCCGAGTTCCTGCTCGAAAAGGGCCAGATCGATGACGTGGTTCCGCGCGCGTCGTTGCGGGAGACCACCGCGCGCCTGCTGCGGCACTTCCAGGGGCACAAGATCCCGGCGAAAGCCGCGACTGCGGCCTGA
- the rodA gene encoding rod shape-determining protein RodA — protein sequence MNRGLDKVLLVVVVILAILGVLVLYSAGQTDLRTGAEGKWLRQLAWLAAGTICAALAYRLSFRILEWAAPWAYGLGLGLLALTLVIGKGFGTGAGSKSWLAIGDIRLGQPVEVAKLATILMLARWLAARREPPNTLRGLFAPVMIAFVPALLVLKQPDLGSAIVFAGVLFAMLYWAGVAPSLLVLLASPVVSLMLAWNTSLWSAWMVVLFVLLLIWRPFIFEAIAVYVANSAMGVIYIVVWGKMAKYQQERILSFLNPENYRKGPGYQAIQSKVAIGSGGWFGTGFTLGTQKRSGYIPEHWTDFVFAVVGEEFGFVGVVVVLALLLTLLFILIRIARRASDPYASLCVFGIVGLIFTHIYENIGMSVSLMPITGIPLPFFSFGGSFLIAMFIALGLAFRASEEARASGYLES from the coding sequence ATGAATCGCGGGCTGGACAAGGTGCTCCTCGTCGTGGTCGTGATTCTGGCGATCCTTGGAGTCCTGGTGCTCTACTCGGCCGGCCAGACTGACCTGCGCACCGGCGCCGAAGGGAAGTGGCTTCGGCAGCTGGCGTGGCTCGCCGCGGGGACAATCTGTGCTGCCCTGGCCTATCGCCTCTCTTTCCGGATTCTGGAGTGGGCCGCGCCGTGGGCCTATGGACTCGGGCTCGGGCTGCTCGCCCTGACGCTGGTCATCGGCAAGGGATTCGGCACCGGCGCCGGCAGCAAGAGCTGGCTGGCGATCGGTGACATCCGGCTGGGTCAGCCGGTGGAGGTCGCCAAGCTCGCGACCATCCTGATGCTGGCGCGCTGGCTCGCCGCCCGACGCGAGCCACCGAATACGCTGCGGGGTCTCTTCGCACCCGTGATGATCGCGTTTGTCCCCGCCTTGCTGGTGCTCAAGCAACCCGATCTTGGCAGCGCGATCGTCTTTGCCGGAGTGCTCTTCGCGATGCTCTACTGGGCCGGCGTTGCGCCGTCGCTGCTGGTGTTGCTGGCGTCGCCGGTGGTGTCGCTGATGCTGGCGTGGAATACCTCGCTCTGGAGCGCCTGGATGGTGGTGCTCTTCGTCCTGCTGCTGATCTGGCGCCCATTCATCTTCGAGGCGATCGCGGTGTATGTCGCCAACTCGGCGATGGGTGTGATCTATATCGTGGTCTGGGGCAAGATGGCGAAGTACCAGCAGGAGCGGATCCTCTCGTTCCTGAATCCCGAGAACTATCGCAAGGGCCCGGGATACCAGGCGATCCAGTCCAAGGTCGCAATTGGATCAGGCGGATGGTTCGGGACGGGGTTCACGCTTGGAACGCAGAAACGTTCGGGGTACATCCCGGAACACTGGACCGATTTCGTCTTCGCAGTCGTAGGGGAAGAGTTCGGATTCGTGGGGGTCGTCGTGGTGCTCGCGTTGTTGCTGACGCTCCTCTTCATTCTGATCCGGATCGCCCGGCGTGCCAGCGACCCTTACGCCTCGTTGTGCGTCTTCGGAATAGTGGGGCTGATCTTCACGCATATCTACGAAAACATCGGAATGAGTGTCTCACTTATGCCGATCACGGGGATTCCGCTGCCATTCTTCTCGTTCGGCGGCTCGTTCCTGATTGCGATGTTCATCGCCCTGGGGCTCGCATTCCGGGCTTCGGAAGAGGCGAGAGCCTCTGGCTATCTGGAGTCCTGA
- the mrdA gene encoding penicillin-binding protein 2 → MSVFASFEVARRAEGARWILGVTFLALSGAFFKAQVLEHDKFKVEAGSNRLRPIKLPSPRGDILDRNGLPIAENVPGYSIKLLAANEDSLRAVLARLLSYVPADSVNADAVVRRWRVATFQPVQVFASGEDRLVAILEEHRAALPGLVIQAEPRRTYPHGEAVAHLVGYVSEISDAEMKAGTFGDVGMGEIVGKQGLEVEYDSLLRGQQGTRYVEVTARGRTVRDQPNSGSVRPVAGSTMRTTIDLPLQLFIDSMWRADLPEKRGAMVAMTPKGEILAYYSHPGFDPNAFIGGISAEDYAVYHEDSNHPLIDRVINGRYPPASPFKLAIATMALRRGLVTMDSRMPVPCSGGLRFGNRVFKCWKRDGGHGSLTLTEAIKTSCDVYFYQLGQLIGRDGLLEDGQALGFSDMSGIDLEQEKRSIFPRGMKDYINSRGLSTWSNGEVLNLSIGQGRNTQTLINMVSFYAALAGDGIKRPPHIYEPRPGTKTYDLGLKPEQLLGLRHAMAEVVRSGTAGASGGREFDVAGKTGSGQVSNQKDIGWFIGFAPADSAKIVVGIQVEEGEHGALVAKYVVKAIGRFLQGPGSPAIRTEYQLPISEDTTPAADSLAPDTTRAVTRPATPAAKPPARKPGQRR, encoded by the coding sequence CGCAGGTGCTCGAGCACGACAAGTTCAAAGTGGAGGCCGGCTCCAACCGCCTCCGCCCCATCAAGCTGCCCTCGCCACGTGGCGATATCCTGGATCGGAACGGCCTTCCGATCGCGGAAAATGTGCCGGGTTATTCCATCAAGCTGCTGGCCGCGAACGAGGATTCCTTGCGCGCAGTGCTCGCGCGGCTGCTCTCGTATGTGCCAGCGGATTCAGTCAATGCTGACGCCGTCGTGCGGCGCTGGCGCGTCGCGACGTTCCAGCCGGTGCAAGTGTTCGCGTCGGGAGAGGATCGTCTCGTGGCGATCCTCGAGGAGCACCGCGCTGCGCTCCCTGGGCTGGTGATCCAGGCCGAACCGCGGCGCACCTACCCGCACGGCGAAGCGGTGGCCCACCTCGTCGGGTACGTCAGCGAGATCAGTGACGCCGAGATGAAAGCGGGGACCTTCGGCGATGTCGGGATGGGCGAAATCGTCGGCAAGCAGGGGCTCGAGGTCGAATACGATTCGCTGCTCCGAGGTCAGCAGGGAACGCGCTACGTCGAAGTGACCGCGCGTGGACGCACTGTGCGCGACCAGCCCAACAGCGGATCAGTCCGACCGGTGGCCGGCTCCACGATGCGCACCACGATCGACCTGCCATTGCAGCTCTTCATTGATTCGATGTGGCGGGCCGACTTGCCCGAGAAGCGCGGCGCGATGGTCGCGATGACGCCGAAGGGTGAGATCCTCGCCTACTACTCCCACCCGGGCTTCGATCCGAATGCCTTCATCGGGGGGATCAGCGCAGAAGACTACGCTGTCTATCACGAAGATTCGAACCACCCCCTCATCGATCGGGTGATCAACGGGCGCTATCCGCCGGCATCGCCATTCAAGCTGGCGATTGCCACGATGGCGCTGCGGCGTGGCCTGGTCACCATGGATTCGCGGATGCCGGTGCCGTGCAGCGGTGGACTTCGATTTGGCAATCGAGTGTTCAAGTGCTGGAAGCGGGACGGTGGGCACGGCTCCCTGACGCTCACAGAAGCGATCAAGACCTCGTGTGACGTCTACTTCTATCAGCTGGGCCAGCTGATCGGTCGCGATGGCTTGCTGGAGGATGGACAGGCGCTCGGATTCTCCGACATGAGCGGCATCGATCTGGAGCAGGAGAAGCGCAGTATTTTTCCGCGGGGGATGAAGGACTACATCAACTCGCGCGGCCTCTCGACCTGGTCCAATGGCGAAGTCCTCAACCTCTCGATCGGTCAGGGCCGAAACACCCAGACGCTCATCAACATGGTGTCGTTCTATGCTGCACTCGCGGGCGACGGCATCAAGCGGCCGCCCCATATCTACGAGCCCCGACCAGGCACGAAGACGTACGATCTTGGCCTCAAGCCGGAACAGCTCCTCGGGCTGCGGCATGCGATGGCCGAGGTGGTTCGTAGCGGCACCGCCGGCGCATCGGGCGGTCGCGAGTTTGACGTGGCCGGCAAGACGGGATCGGGCCAGGTCAGCAACCAGAAGGACATCGGCTGGTTCATCGGTTTCGCACCGGCCGATTCCGCGAAGATCGTGGTCGGGATTCAGGTCGAAGAGGGCGAACACGGCGCGCTGGTGGCGAAGTATGTGGTGAAGGCGATCGGCCGCTTTCTCCAGGGTCCGGGCTCGCCGGCCATCCGGACCGAGTACCAGCTTCCCATCAGCGAAGACACCACTCCGGCCGCTGATTCTCTTGCGCCGGATACGACGCGAGCGGTGACCAGACCGGCGACTCCGGCAGCCAAGCCACCGGCACGGAAGCCAGGACAGCGCCGATGA